A section of the Pseudanabaena mucicola str. Chao 1806 genome encodes:
- a CDS encoding bifunctional nuclease family protein: MIEMKVAGIAIDAVSRNPIVLLRDTLERRALPIWIGEAEAKAIISALDGRPLERPMTHDLMLNFLDAWGITVERVVVHALKNSTFYAVITVSQGDIKKEIDARPSDAIAIAVRAKCPIWVMEEVILEASIPVDQDADEAERRAFREFLSKLTPEELVKKSGLESN, translated from the coding sequence ATGATCGAAATGAAGGTGGCTGGAATAGCGATTGATGCAGTCAGCCGTAATCCTATCGTCCTACTACGAGATACCTTAGAACGCCGAGCCTTACCAATTTGGATCGGTGAAGCTGAAGCCAAAGCAATCATCAGCGCTTTAGATGGCAGACCTCTAGAACGTCCCATGACTCATGATTTAATGCTTAATTTTCTAGATGCTTGGGGGATCACTGTGGAGCGTGTCGTCGTCCATGCGCTCAAGAATAGTACTTTCTATGCAGTGATTACAGTTTCACAAGGGGATATTAAAAAGGAGATTGATGCGCGTCCAAGCGATGCGATCGCGATCGCAGTACGCGCTAAATGTCCAATCTGGGTAATGGAGGAGGTCATTCTCGAAGCTTCAATTCCTGTAGATCAAGATGCCGACGAAGCGGAGAGAAGGGCTTTTCGTGAGTTTTTATCAAAACTCACACCAGAAGAATTAGTTAAAAAAAGTGGTTTAGAGAGCAATTAA
- a CDS encoding orange carotenoid-binding protein: protein MTYTVSTARNIFPSTLAADVVPATIARFNQLSAEDQLAWIWFTYLEMGKTVTIAAPGAASMQLAELTLNEIKKMSFQQQTQVMCDLANRADTPICRTYAIWSQNIKLGFWYQLGKWMEEGIVAPIPEGYKLSANASAVLATLISLEPGQQITILRNAVVDMGYDPSKLDGVKRIIEPVSPPKEISKRTAVKIEGVDNPTIQSYMDNLNANDFDALIELFLPDGALQPPFQRPIVGKEEIMRFFKEECQNLVLVPERGVSEPADGGYTQIKITGKVQTPWFGSGVGMNISWRFLLDPSNKIFFVAIDLLASPKELLNFIR from the coding sequence ATGACATATACCGTTTCTACTGCTAGAAATATTTTCCCTAGCACTTTGGCTGCTGATGTTGTACCAGCAACCATTGCAAGATTCAATCAACTTAGTGCCGAAGATCAACTCGCTTGGATTTGGTTTACGTACCTTGAGATGGGAAAAACTGTGACAATCGCGGCTCCAGGAGCAGCAAGTATGCAACTAGCTGAATTGACCTTAAATGAAATCAAGAAAATGAGTTTTCAGCAACAAACTCAGGTCATGTGTGATTTAGCTAATCGTGCTGATACTCCCATCTGCCGCACCTATGCAATTTGGTCTCAAAATATCAAGCTAGGATTTTGGTATCAACTTGGTAAATGGATGGAAGAAGGTATTGTTGCTCCTATTCCTGAAGGATATAAGTTATCCGCTAATGCTTCTGCAGTCCTAGCTACATTAATTAGTCTGGAGCCTGGACAGCAAATTACAATTCTCCGCAATGCAGTCGTAGATATGGGCTATGATCCTAGTAAGCTGGATGGAGTTAAGCGGATTATTGAACCAGTATCTCCTCCCAAAGAAATATCAAAGCGCACTGCCGTTAAGATCGAAGGAGTTGACAACCCCACAATTCAGTCCTACATGGATAACTTGAATGCCAATGATTTCGATGCTCTGATTGAGCTATTCCTTCCTGATGGTGCTTTGCAGCCTCCATTCCAAAGACCCATCGTTGGTAAGGAAGAAATTATGCGCTTCTTTAAAGAAGAATGTCAAAACCTCGTACTTGTTCCAGAAAGAGGCGTTTCTGAACCTGCTGATGGTGGTTATACCCAAATTAAAATTACTGGAAAGGTGCAAACACCTTGGTTTGGTTCTGGTGTCGGCATGAATATCTCTTGGCGCTTTTTGCTTGATCCTAGCAATAAGATTTTCTTCGTAGCGATTGATTTACTCGCTTCTCCTAAAGAGTTATTGAACTTTATTCGTTAA
- the ntrB gene encoding nitrate ABC transporter permease: MAAGSLKSRFSVNNIGEWFQKQARFVIPPIIALILILGTWQILCSGKTPPLPPPSKVWQETQEYIWNPFFDRNYFDVSASEKTDSPARQALKEKLTIEQGLGVKTMVSLRRVAIGYTASAIIGISFGIAIGTNVFLYRAFDPIFQVLRTIPPLAWLPIAMSAFQGVNESLKAVGLDVTEAAALFVIFITSIWPILMNTAVGVQQVPQDYRNVSRVLRLSKFDYFITILMPSAAPYIFTGLRIAVGLSWLAIVAAEMLTGGVGIGFFIWDSYNSQKSSELILALIYIGLVGFLLDKLVYYASKLVAQSDA; encoded by the coding sequence ATGGCGGCAGGAAGTTTAAAGTCACGATTTTCAGTTAATAACATAGGTGAATGGTTTCAGAAACAGGCGCGTTTTGTCATCCCACCTATAATTGCATTGATACTTATTTTAGGAACTTGGCAAATACTTTGCTCAGGTAAGACACCACCCCTACCACCCCCAAGCAAAGTTTGGCAAGAAACTCAAGAATATATTTGGAATCCTTTCTTTGACCGCAACTATTTTGATGTTAGTGCATCCGAAAAGACCGATAGCCCCGCACGTCAAGCGCTGAAGGAAAAGCTCACCATTGAGCAAGGTTTAGGTGTCAAAACGATGGTCAGTTTGCGCCGTGTGGCGATCGGCTATACCGCTTCCGCAATTATTGGCATTTCCTTTGGCATTGCGATCGGGACAAATGTATTTCTCTATCGCGCCTTTGATCCAATCTTTCAGGTTTTACGGACAATTCCACCCCTTGCATGGCTACCGATCGCCATGTCCGCATTCCAAGGTGTCAATGAATCTCTGAAAGCGGTTGGTCTAGACGTTACCGAAGCCGCAGCTTTATTCGTTATCTTCATTACTTCGATCTGGCCAATCTTGATGAATACAGCTGTGGGAGTACAACAGGTTCCTCAAGACTATCGAAACGTATCGAGAGTATTACGCCTCAGCAAGTTTGATTACTTCATCACAATTCTTATGCCATCGGCAGCACCATATATTTTCACAGGATTACGGATTGCTGTTGGTTTATCGTGGTTAGCGATCGTGGCAGCAGAAATGTTGACTGGTGGTGTCGGTATTGGCTTTTTTATCTGGGATAGCTACAACAGCCAAAAGAGCAGCGAACTGATTCTAGCTCTGATTTACATCGGTTTAGTCGGATTCCTACTCGATAAACTCGTTTACTACGCCAGCAAATTAGTTGCTCAGTCAGATGCTTAG
- a CDS encoding NAD(P)H-dependent glycerol-3-phosphate dehydrogenase → MQSDLKNITIIGAGAWGLALASLVKTNNHHVKIWSRQSPQPLCELVKESDAIISAVSIKGVRSIAEQLQIAQKNGQLLPDAVIVSATKGIEANTRQTPSQIWRSLLPMHPLVVLSGPNLSAEIVEGKPAATVVASTDESAAQFIQTIFASRNFRVYTNSDPIGVELGGTLKNVIAIAVGACDGLNLGTNAKSALITRSLIEIIRVGVYFGAQPETFWGLSGLGDLLATCNSNLSRNYQIGYAIAQGKSLEDAIANVHGTAEGVNTAHVLMEISVREKISVPVSRYVYRLLKGEITLQQAVEGLMERDLKPEN, encoded by the coding sequence ATGCAATCAGACTTAAAAAATATTACGATTATTGGCGCTGGTGCTTGGGGATTGGCGCTAGCAAGTCTGGTGAAAACAAATAATCATCATGTCAAGATCTGGTCTCGACAAAGTCCTCAACCCCTTTGCGAATTAGTTAAGGAAAGCGATGCGATTATTTCCGCAGTATCAATCAAAGGGGTGAGATCGATCGCTGAACAATTGCAGATTGCTCAAAAAAATGGGCAATTACTACCTGATGCAGTGATCGTCAGTGCTACCAAGGGGATAGAAGCAAATACGAGACAAACACCATCGCAAATTTGGCGATCACTCCTGCCTATGCATCCCCTTGTGGTTTTATCGGGACCAAATCTATCTGCTGAAATTGTCGAAGGTAAACCTGCAGCAACAGTGGTAGCTAGTACCGACGAGTCGGCTGCACAATTTATTCAGACAATTTTTGCATCACGAAACTTTAGGGTCTATACCAACTCTGATCCCATTGGCGTTGAATTGGGCGGCACTTTAAAAAATGTCATTGCGATCGCTGTAGGTGCTTGTGATGGTCTCAATTTGGGAACAAATGCCAAATCAGCATTAATTACCCGATCGCTAATTGAGATTATTCGGGTTGGCGTTTACTTTGGGGCACAGCCCGAGACCTTTTGGGGCTTATCTGGATTGGGGGATTTGCTTGCAACCTGCAATAGCAATCTCAGTCGCAATTATCAAATTGGCTATGCGATTGCACAGGGTAAAAGCCTAGAAGATGCGATCGCTAATGTGCATGGCACGGCTGAGGGAGTCAATACCGCCCATGTTTTAATGGAAATCAGTGTTCGCGAGAAAATTAGCGTCCCCGTATCAAGGTATGTATATCGATTGCTGAAGGGTGAGATTACACTGCAACAGGCAGTCGAAGGGCTGATGGAGCGTGACCTCAAACCAGAAAATTAG
- a CDS encoding CmpA/NrtA family ABC transporter substrate-binding protein — MSKFSRRKFLATAGLSTASAIALNACTGGEAPKTDTKATTAASKSPEAKVSAADAPEVTKAKLGFIALTDASPLIIAKEKGLFAKYGMKDVEVLKQASWGTTRDNIALGSDAGGIDGAHILTPMPYLLTEGKITNGKKVPMYILARLNTNGQGISIANEFKELKIALKSDSLKESFAKIKSGGKDVKCAVTFPGGTHDLWMRYWLAANGVDPDKDVSTIVVPPPQMVANMKAGNMQAFCVGEPWNARLVAQNSGYSALVTGELWKDHPEKAFSLRADWVDKNPKAAKALLMAVLEAQIWCEKPENKEEMCKIVGADKWFKVPAPEILGRQQGKIDYGDGRTVDNPDISMKFWKDAASYPFKSHDLWFVTEDMRWGYFDADTDAKKLVDKVNREDLWKEAAKAIGEEAAIPKSTSRGIETFFDGVKFDPENPSEYLKGLKIKKA, encoded by the coding sequence ATGAGTAAATTTTCTCGTCGCAAGTTCTTAGCCACCGCAGGACTATCTACTGCTAGCGCGATCGCTTTAAATGCCTGTACAGGCGGCGAAGCACCGAAAACCGATACTAAAGCTACAACCGCCGCCAGCAAGTCCCCAGAGGCAAAAGTCAGTGCTGCCGATGCCCCTGAAGTCACTAAGGCAAAACTTGGTTTTATTGCACTTACTGATGCTTCGCCTCTGATTATTGCTAAGGAGAAAGGACTGTTCGCGAAATATGGCATGAAGGATGTTGAAGTTCTCAAACAAGCTTCTTGGGGAACGACTCGCGACAATATCGCCCTTGGCTCTGATGCTGGTGGTATTGATGGCGCTCACATTTTGACACCAATGCCGTATTTACTGACCGAAGGTAAAATCACCAACGGCAAAAAAGTGCCAATGTATATTTTGGCAAGATTGAATACCAATGGACAAGGCATTTCGATTGCTAATGAGTTTAAAGAACTCAAAATTGCCCTCAAGAGTGATTCGCTCAAAGAAAGTTTCGCCAAAATTAAATCTGGTGGCAAGGATGTAAAATGTGCGGTCACTTTCCCCGGGGGAACCCATGATCTGTGGATGCGCTATTGGCTAGCGGCTAATGGTGTTGATCCAGACAAGGATGTAAGCACGATCGTTGTTCCACCACCACAAATGGTTGCGAATATGAAGGCTGGCAATATGCAAGCATTCTGTGTGGGCGAACCTTGGAATGCTCGCCTAGTAGCGCAAAACTCTGGATACAGTGCTCTAGTCACAGGAGAACTATGGAAAGATCATCCTGAAAAAGCTTTCTCTTTACGTGCAGATTGGGTGGATAAAAATCCTAAAGCAGCCAAAGCTCTATTAATGGCTGTACTAGAAGCTCAGATTTGGTGTGAAAAGCCAGAGAATAAAGAAGAAATGTGCAAGATTGTTGGCGCTGACAAATGGTTTAAAGTTCCTGCTCCTGAAATTTTGGGTAGACAACAAGGCAAGATCGATTATGGCGATGGTCGCACTGTTGATAATCCAGACATCTCCATGAAATTCTGGAAAGATGCCGCTTCCTACCCATTCAAGAGCCACGATCTCTGGTTTGTAACCGAAGATATGCGTTGGGGCTATTTTGATGCAGATACCGATGCGAAGAAGTTGGTAGATAAGGTCAATCGTGAGGATCTCTGGAAAGAAGCTGCTAAGGCAATTGGGGAAGAAGCTGCTATTCCTAAGAGTACTTCTCGCGGCATCGAAACTTTCTTTGATGGAGTCAAATTCGACCCAGAGAATCCCAGTGAATACCTCAAAGGATTGAAGATTAAGAAGGCTTAA
- a CDS encoding fatty acid desaturase: protein MQILSLKKKALNTDDWMGAIITFAIASLWIVSLVGSFHIFVTQISWLLLVCSILIRTYLHTGLFILAHESMHGNLIPNHQHLNKIVGRLMLGIYGFLPYDRCFANHINHHRYPSQSGDPDFHGDATNPIHWYCKFMSEYFPLQSLITFIASMIVIMAILMIVFHVALINLILFWLLPLILSSLQLFFFGTYLPHRQVDNNLNFSPRLHSDRYAVLWSFLSCYNFGHYHWEHHAYPHIPWYKLPKALYRNH from the coding sequence ATGCAAATACTTAGCCTAAAAAAAAAGGCGTTGAATACTGATGACTGGATGGGCGCAATCATAACATTTGCGATCGCCAGTTTATGGATTGTGAGTCTAGTTGGTTCTTTCCATATCTTCGTAACACAAATTTCTTGGCTATTGCTAGTTTGTTCAATCTTAATTCGCACATACTTACATACAGGACTATTTATTCTTGCCCATGAGTCCATGCACGGAAATTTAATTCCTAATCATCAGCACTTAAACAAAATAGTTGGACGCTTGATGCTAGGCATTTATGGATTTCTGCCTTACGATCGCTGTTTTGCAAATCATATTAATCATCATCGCTATCCTTCTCAAAGTGGTGATCCTGATTTTCATGGTGATGCAACAAATCCGATCCATTGGTATTGCAAATTTATGAGCGAATATTTCCCATTGCAATCGCTGATTACTTTTATTGCGAGCATGATTGTAATTATGGCGATCTTGATGATTGTTTTCCATGTTGCTCTTATCAATCTAATCCTCTTCTGGCTTTTACCTCTGATCCTTAGTTCGCTACAGTTATTTTTCTTTGGCACATATCTTCCGCATCGCCAAGTGGATAATAATTTAAATTTCTCGCCGCGTTTACATAGCGATCGCTATGCGGTGCTGTGGTCATTTTTGAGTTGCTACAACTTTGGGCATTATCACTGGGAACACCACGCATATCCTCACATTCCTTGGTACAAATTACCTAAAGCACTATATCGTAATCACTAA
- a CDS encoding ferredoxin--nitrite reductase, with protein MANKIEDLKAAKDGLALKAEIDRFASIGWESINDDDLQHRLKWLGIFFRKSTPGRFMVRMRIPNGLLNSDQMRVLASVVEKCGEHGVADITTRQNIQMRGILIEDVPEMFAKFRSVGLTSVQSAIDNVRNITGSPVAGLDADELYDTRELAIQVQNLLTNNGEGNPAFTNLPRKFNIAIAGCRDNSTHAEINDLAFIPAFKETSKETFGFNVIVGGFFSAKRVDAAIPLNVWVPPEDVVALCEALLIVYRDHGLRENRAKSRLMFLIDEWGIERFRAEVERQLGKPLATAETKDEIAWEKRDHIGVHPQKQSGLNYVGLQIPVGRMYAPDMFEFARLADVYGNGDIRLTVEQNLLITNVSDEQVPALLQEPLLQKFPVNPDNLMRGLVSCTGNQFCPVAIVETKNRSLALTRQLSDNYYLPKVVRIHWSGCPNSCAQPQVADIGFTGCKARKNGKVVDGVDIYMGGTVGKDAHLGKCVMEKVPCEDLHEVIGKLLIEHFGAVPKHQVIAEPSAKLVAVG; from the coding sequence ATGGCAAACAAAATTGAAGACCTGAAAGCCGCTAAAGATGGTCTTGCCCTCAAAGCCGAAATTGATCGCTTCGCCTCCATTGGCTGGGAATCGATCAATGACGATGACCTACAGCATCGGTTAAAGTGGCTCGGCATCTTTTTTCGCAAAAGTACTCCTGGACGTTTCATGGTACGGATGCGAATTCCCAATGGTTTACTCAATAGCGATCAAATGCGTGTCCTCGCCTCAGTAGTTGAGAAGTGTGGTGAGCATGGTGTTGCCGACATTACCACCCGCCAGAATATCCAAATGCGAGGTATTCTCATCGAAGATGTACCTGAAATGTTCGCTAAGTTTCGTTCTGTCGGTTTGACTAGTGTGCAATCGGCGATCGATAACGTCCGAAATATTACAGGTTCTCCCGTTGCAGGGCTTGATGCTGATGAGCTTTACGATACTCGTGAGTTAGCAATTCAAGTTCAGAATTTACTCACTAATAATGGCGAAGGTAATCCTGCATTTACCAACTTACCTCGCAAATTTAACATTGCGATCGCAGGCTGTCGTGATAACTCCACCCATGCCGAAATCAATGATTTAGCCTTTATTCCTGCTTTTAAAGAGACATCTAAAGAAACCTTTGGATTTAATGTCATTGTTGGTGGATTTTTCTCCGCGAAGCGGGTTGATGCAGCAATCCCTCTTAATGTCTGGGTTCCCCCTGAAGATGTCGTTGCACTCTGTGAAGCATTACTAATTGTTTACCGCGATCATGGACTCCGCGAAAACCGAGCAAAATCAAGATTAATGTTCTTAATTGATGAATGGGGAATTGAAAGATTCCGTGCTGAAGTTGAGAGACAATTAGGCAAACCATTAGCAACTGCTGAAACAAAAGATGAAATTGCATGGGAAAAGCGCGATCACATCGGTGTTCATCCGCAAAAGCAATCAGGATTGAACTATGTAGGGTTGCAAATCCCTGTAGGACGGATGTATGCCCCTGATATGTTCGAGTTTGCCAGACTTGCTGATGTCTACGGCAATGGCGATATTCGCCTTACGGTTGAGCAAAATTTACTGATCACCAATGTCAGTGATGAGCAAGTACCTGCACTATTGCAAGAACCTCTCCTTCAGAAATTCCCAGTTAATCCTGACAACCTCATGCGGGGCTTAGTTTCCTGCACAGGCAATCAATTCTGTCCTGTAGCGATCGTGGAAACCAAAAATCGTTCCCTCGCGCTGACCAGACAACTGAGCGACAATTACTATCTTCCAAAGGTTGTGCGGATTCATTGGAGTGGTTGTCCTAACTCATGTGCCCAGCCACAGGTTGCCGATATTGGCTTTACTGGCTGCAAAGCTCGCAAGAATGGCAAGGTTGTCGATGGTGTTGACATTTATATGGGTGGCACGGTCGGTAAAGATGCTCATCTTGGCAAATGTGTTATGGAAAAAGTTCCCTGTGAAGATTTGCATGAAGTAATCGGCAAGCTTTTAATCGAACATTTTGGCGCAGTTCCCAAACATCAGGTGATCGCTGAACCCTCAGCAAAGTTAGTCGCAGTTGGCTAA
- a CDS encoding ABC transporter ATP-binding protein — MSIAPILKAENISKSFGGIHAVNNARIEIPVGSITGLIGPNGAGKTTFFGLLSNFLRPDRGTVQFDGMPIQGKPPHAIAKLGMIRTFQVPRVLSRLSVLENMLLAAQDQAGEKFWNTWFQGQTIAKQERENREKARHILESVGLIRMVDSYAGSLSGGQRKLLEISRALMTDPKLILLDEPAAGVNPALIEEICSLIHRLNQEGLSFLIIEHNMDVIMSLCDRVWVLAEGHNLADGSPTEIQSNPKVLEAYLGS; from the coding sequence ATGTCGATCGCCCCCATCCTCAAAGCTGAAAATATCTCAAAATCCTTTGGTGGTATTCATGCTGTTAACAATGCGCGTATTGAAATACCTGTGGGAAGCATTACAGGTTTAATTGGTCCGAATGGAGCAGGGAAGACTACTTTTTTTGGTTTGCTATCCAATTTCCTCAGGCCTGATCGCGGGACGGTGCAATTTGACGGAATGCCCATTCAAGGGAAGCCGCCTCATGCGATCGCCAAGTTAGGGATGATTCGTACTTTTCAAGTACCTCGTGTCCTGTCGCGTCTGTCAGTCCTTGAAAACATGCTACTGGCGGCTCAAGATCAAGCAGGTGAAAAATTTTGGAATACGTGGTTTCAAGGGCAAACCATCGCGAAGCAGGAACGGGAAAACCGCGAAAAAGCAAGACATATTCTCGAATCCGTCGGCTTAATTAGGATGGTGGATAGCTATGCAGGTTCGCTATCAGGTGGGCAACGCAAGTTATTAGAAATTTCCCGTGCCTTGATGACTGACCCCAAATTAATTTTGCTAGATGAACCCGCGGCAGGTGTCAACCCTGCACTTATTGAAGAAATTTGCAGCCTGATTCACAGGTTGAATCAAGAAGGATTAAGCTTCTTGATTATCGAACACAATATGGATGTGATTATGTCCCTATGCGATCGCGTCTGGGTTTTAGCCGAAGGTCATAATCTTGCCGATGGTTCCCCTACAGAAATTCAAAGTAATCCTAAAGTTTTAGAAGCATATTTGGGTTCCTAG
- a CDS encoding pseudouridine synthase, producing the protein MIERLQKILSRHGVASRREAEQMILSGRISVNGRQVKELGTKANSDCDRIAVDGKLLQTQAPEFLYLLLNKPTGVVCTCDDPQGRRTVLDILPSQYRHVYPVGRLDYNSSGALILTNDGAFANYLMHPRHHIAKTYEVWVKDIPSLQTLQQWQQGIVLEGKRTLPAIVSVQQISENTSAQTHQTHQTSRTKLKIVLSEGRNRQIRKVAELLGHPVLSLHRSAIASISLASLRIGAYRLLSKQEIQSLMGD; encoded by the coding sequence ATGATCGAACGCCTCCAAAAAATCCTCTCTCGTCATGGCGTTGCCTCCCGTCGTGAGGCAGAACAGATGATCCTGTCAGGTCGGATTTCAGTAAATGGCAGACAAGTTAAGGAATTAGGGACTAAAGCTAATTCTGATTGTGATCGCATTGCCGTAGATGGCAAATTACTGCAAACACAGGCTCCCGAATTTTTATATCTATTGCTGAATAAACCAACGGGCGTAGTATGTACCTGTGATGATCCCCAAGGTCGCAGGACAGTTCTTGATATATTGCCATCTCAATATCGCCATGTTTATCCTGTGGGTAGGCTGGACTACAACAGCAGTGGCGCGTTAATTTTGACTAATGACGGTGCATTCGCAAACTATCTGATGCATCCCCGTCATCATATTGCCAAAACCTATGAAGTATGGGTTAAAGATATCCCTAGTCTACAAACTCTTCAGCAATGGCAACAGGGGATCGTCCTTGAGGGTAAACGCACCTTACCTGCAATAGTTAGTGTTCAACAGATTTCAGAAAATACTTCGGCACAAACACACCAAACACATCAAACTTCACGCACAAAATTAAAGATTGTCTTGTCAGAAGGGCGTAACCGTCAGATTAGAAAAGTTGCTGAATTATTAGGGCATCCTGTTTTGTCATTACATCGATCGGCGATCGCTTCTATATCACTAGCTTCGCTCAGAATAGGAGCCTATCGACTATTGAGTAAGCAAGAAATTCAAAGTCTCATGGGTGATTAG
- a CDS encoding helix-turn-helix domain-containing protein, giving the protein MNITTSKQAEKLAEIGAQFKRIRQDKELSIPHLTATTLISERYLRAIENGEIDSLPEPVYVRGFIRKYGTALGVGDLSEDFPLNPVLPEQKWAGSAAAELRPLHLYALYIGVIAGAVSLLATFLNSPDANKINDRQTILGNSAQIVEPKDNTPVATTDSLLPKLGGLEVLRQTAINPSVMAFNINNSTVNASTVAALPITNAKTMASSPTNQLQSEATFGEVSSSLNNAVKSWTNNINFPNALKTNVDIGAKGNFEFTGNKPVNIGLIMKGQSWLRITVDGKTEFEGVLDEGKKLTWSGNRQISIRAGNASAVRLSYNNQPIKVLGKEGEVAERLFGLNQLNSVENNEPELGGFLGSMSNSEIP; this is encoded by the coding sequence GTGAACATTACAACCTCGAAACAGGCAGAGAAGCTAGCAGAAATCGGAGCGCAATTCAAGCGTATTAGACAAGATAAAGAGCTATCCATCCCTCATCTCACTGCAACTACATTAATTTCTGAGCGCTATTTACGTGCTATTGAAAATGGGGAAATAGATTCTTTGCCTGAGCCTGTCTATGTGCGTGGTTTTATCCGTAAGTATGGTACAGCACTGGGGGTTGGTGATCTATCGGAGGATTTTCCTCTTAATCCAGTATTGCCTGAACAAAAATGGGCGGGTAGTGCTGCCGCAGAATTGCGCCCTCTGCATCTATATGCTCTCTACATTGGGGTAATTGCTGGCGCTGTAAGCCTCTTAGCAACTTTCCTGAATTCGCCAGATGCTAATAAAATAAATGACAGGCAGACTATTTTAGGTAATTCAGCCCAGATTGTTGAGCCGAAGGATAATACCCCAGTCGCCACAACAGATAGTCTATTACCTAAATTAGGTGGTTTAGAAGTTTTAAGACAGACAGCAATTAATCCTTCCGTAATGGCATTTAATATCAATAATTCTACTGTCAATGCTTCTACGGTTGCTGCGTTACCAATAACTAATGCTAAGACGATGGCTAGTTCTCCAACGAATCAACTCCAGTCAGAAGCAACCTTTGGGGAAGTTAGTTCAAGTCTAAACAATGCTGTTAAATCTTGGACGAATAATATCAATTTTCCAAATGCGTTAAAAACTAATGTTGATATTGGGGCAAAAGGTAATTTCGAGTTTACAGGCAATAAGCCTGTCAATATCGGACTTATCATGAAGGGACAGTCTTGGTTACGCATTACCGTTGATGGCAAGACTGAGTTTGAGGGTGTGCTTGACGAAGGTAAAAAACTAACTTGGTCAGGCAATCGCCAAATTTCTATTCGTGCAGGTAATGCATCAGCAGTAAGACTGAGCTATAACAATCAGCCAATTAAGGTACTTGGTAAAGAGGGAGAAGTTGCTGAAAGATTGTTTGGTCTGAATCAGCTTAATTCAGTTGAAAATAACGAACCAGAGTTAGGAGGATTTTTAGGATCAATGTCTAACAGTGAAATTCCTTAG
- a CDS encoding ABC transporter ATP-binding protein: protein MQTLDLTDNNPQINRDPFLVMDGVSKVYPTPRGLYTVLEDVNLTVYEGEFICVIGHSGCGKSTLLNMVAGFNKPTSGEICLRSKPIVRPGPDRMVVFQNYSLLPWMTAFENVYLAVKQVYKEKSKEEKTKIAKESLELVGLTEAMHKKPKELSGGMRQRVSIARALSIRPEVLILDEPFGALDVMTREELQEELLAIWRKNRVTALMITHEIDEALFLADRIVMMSNGPAAHIAEIIDVPFARPRDRKAIADDPRYYSLRNYILEFLYSRFALADDAE, encoded by the coding sequence ATGCAGACTCTTGATCTTACAGATAATAATCCGCAAATAAATAGAGATCCATTTCTCGTAATGGATGGAGTCTCTAAGGTTTATCCCACACCTAGAGGACTATATACAGTTCTCGAAGATGTTAATTTGACAGTCTATGAAGGTGAGTTTATCTGTGTGATTGGTCACTCCGGCTGTGGTAAGTCCACACTGCTAAACATGGTAGCTGGGTTTAATAAACCGACTTCTGGCGAAATTTGTTTGCGATCGAAGCCAATTGTTCGCCCTGGTCCCGATCGCATGGTGGTGTTCCAAAACTACTCGCTCCTACCTTGGATGACAGCCTTTGAAAATGTCTATCTTGCGGTTAAGCAGGTTTATAAAGAGAAATCTAAAGAAGAAAAGACCAAAATTGCTAAGGAATCGCTGGAGCTAGTGGGGCTAACCGAAGCAATGCACAAGAAGCCTAAGGAACTGTCTGGCGGTATGCGCCAACGTGTATCGATCGCCCGTGCATTATCAATTCGTCCTGAAGTATTGATTCTTGATGAACCCTTCGGCGCGTTAGACGTAATGACCCGCGAAGAGCTTCAGGAAGAATTACTCGCAATTTGGCGCAAAAATCGGGTTACAGCATTAATGATCACCCATGAAATCGATGAAGCCCTATTTCTTGCAGATCGCATTGTGATGATGAGCAATGGTCCCGCCGCCCATATCGCTGAAATTATCGATGTGCCATTTGCCCGTCCCCGTGATCGTAAAGCGATCGCCGATGATCCTCGTTACTACAGCCTCCGTAACTACATCCTTGAATTTCTCTATAGTCGATTTGCCTTGGCTGATGATGCGGAATAG